A genomic window from Camelus ferus isolate YT-003-E chromosome X, BCGSAC_Cfer_1.0, whole genome shotgun sequence includes:
- the LOC116661879 gene encoding histone H2B type F-M-like, whose translation MAEPRSAHTSEEIVDTGEPKEAECKSPEQKTPKQKTPVRRQRRRRRPADDFASFATYFRRVLKRVHTGLSLSQEAVSVMDSIVKDIFERIASEAARLARSKKRVTITYEDIQTSVCLLLPGKIGKFAVSKGTNALIKYILCE comes from the coding sequence ATGGCTGAGCCGCGGTCCGCCCACACTTCGGAGGAGATCGTGGACACCGGGGAGCCCAAAGAAGCCGAGTGCAAGAGCCCAGAGCAGAAGACGCCGAAGCAGAAGACACCCGTGCGCCGCcaacgccgccgccgccgcccagcaGACGACTTCGCCAGTTTCGCCACTTACTTCCGCAGGGTGCTGAAGCGGGTGCACACAGGCCTGAGCCTCTCGCAGGAGGCCGTGAGCGTCATGGATTCGATCGTTAAGGACATCTTCGAGCGCATCGCCAGCGAGGCCGCGCGCCTGGCCCGCTCCAAAAAGCGCGTCACCATCACCTACGAAGACATCCAGACCTCGGTGTGCCTGCTGCTGCCTGGGAAGATCGGCAAGTTTGCCGTGTCCAAGGGCACTAACGCTCTCATCAAGTACATCTTGTGCGAATGA